From one Melospiza melodia melodia isolate bMelMel2 chromosome 6, bMelMel2.pri, whole genome shotgun sequence genomic stretch:
- the YPEL4 gene encoding protein yippee-like 4, which yields MRLPGTQGPPAPRPGDSGDISGSGGGDSGGRPPPFSASSAGRDGGSGRAAALLPVRAAVRGLRGAPGALPAAAMPPPGPARRRLPPAARLPPRTFRSYLPRSHRTYSCVHCRAHLARHEELISKVPPGSHGRAYLFNSVVNVGCGPAEQRLLLTGLHSVADIFCQSCKTTLGWKYEQAFESSQKYKEGKFIIEMSHMVKENGWD from the exons ATGCGGCTCCCGGGCACGCAGGGCccccccgcgccccgccccggggaCAGCGGCGACatcagcggcagcggcggcggggacAGCGGCGGGCG GCCGCCCCCCTTTTCCGCCTCCTCTGCCGGGCGGGACGGCGGCTCTGGGCGCGCTGCTGCGCTGCTTCCCGTGCGAGCGGCTGTGCGGGGGCTGCGCGGTGCCCCCGGGGCGCTGCCCGCCGCCGCCATGccgcccccgggcccggcccgccgccgcctgccgcccgccgcccgcctgCCGCCGCGCACCTTCCGCAGCTACCTGCCGCGCTCGCACCGCACCTACAGCTGCGTGCACTGCCGGGCGCACCTGGCCCGCCACGAGGAGCTCATCTCCAAGGTGCCACCA GGCAGCCACGGCCGTGCCTACCTGTTCAACTCCGT GGTGAACGTGGGCTGCGGGCCGGCCGAGCAGCGCCTGCTGCTCACGGGGCTGCACTCGGTGGCCGACATCTTCTGCCAGAGCTGCAAGACCACCCTGGGCTGGAAATAC GAGCAGGCGTTCGAGAGCAGCCAGAAGTACAAGGAGGGGAAGTTCATCATCGAGATGTCGCACATGGTGAAGGAGAACGGCTGGGActga
- the CLP1 gene encoding LOW QUALITY PROTEIN: polyribonucleotide 5'-hydroxyl-kinase Clp1 (The sequence of the model RefSeq protein was modified relative to this genomic sequence to represent the inferred CDS: inserted 2 bases in 1 codon; deleted 3 bases in 3 codons), producing the protein MQTRGGASGDMQMRCKRAAGQGQDTPPPHVTRVTRAPGAPXSDVTSVAAAAGGGHRARDPRVAVMADDGGEEKKQVAKFELERETELRFEVEAGQTVQLELLTGMAEVFGTELTRNKKFTFDAGAKVAVFTWHGCTVQLSGRTEVAYVSRDTPMLLYLNTHTALEQMRRQAEREDERGPRVMVVGPTDVGKTTVCRLLLNYAVRLGRRPTFVELDVGQGSVSIPGTMGALYIERPADVEEGFSLQAPLVYHFGSTTPGTNIKLYNKITSCLADVFNQRCEVNRRASVSGCVINTCGWVKSSGYQALVHAASAFEVDVVVVLDQERLYNELKRDLPHFVRTVLLPKSGGVVERSKDFRRECRDERIREYFYGFRGCFYPHAFDVKFSDVKIYKVGAPTIPDSCLPLGMSQEDNQLKLVPVTPGRDMVHHLLSVSTADSPDDNISETSVAGFIVVTGVDLERQVFTVLSPAPRPLPKNFLLIMDIRFMDLK; encoded by the exons ATGCAAACTCGGGGCGGGGCCTCGGGCGATATGCAAATGAGATGCAAACGAGccgcaggacagggacaggacactcCCCCTCCCCACGTGACCCGAGTCACTCGCGCTCCCGGCGCGCC CTCTGACGTCACTTCCGTCGCGGCGGCGGCCGGC GGGGGACACCGGGCCCGGGACCCCCGCGTCGCCGTCATGGCGGACGACGGCGGCGAGGAGAAGAAGCAGGTGGCCAAGTTCGAGCTGGAGCGGGAGACGGAGCTGCGCTTCGAGGTGGAGGCGGGGCAGAcggtgcagctggagctgctgaccGGCATGGCCGAGGTGTTCGGCACCGAGCTCACCCGCAACAAGAAGTTCACGTTCGACGCG GGCGCCAAGGTGGCCGTGTTCACGTGGCACGGCTGCACCGTGCAGCTCAGCGGCCGCACCGAGGTGGCCTACGTGTCGCGGGACACGCCGATGCTGCTGTACCTGAACACGCACACGGCGCTGGAGCAGATGCGGCGCCAGGCCGAGCGGGAGGACGAGCGCGGGCCCCGCGTCATGGTGGTGGGGCCCACCGACGTGGGCAAGACCACCGTGTGCCGCCTGCTGCTCAACTACGCCGTGCGCCTGGGCCGCCGGCCCACCTTCGTGGAGCTGGACGTGGGGCAGGGCTCGGTGTCCATCCCCGGCACCATGGGCGCGCTGTACATCGAGCGCCCGGCCGACGTGGAGGAGGGCTTCTCCCTGCAGGCC CCCCTCGTCTACCACTTCGGCTCCACCACGCCCGGCACCAACATCAAGCTCTACAACAAG ATCACGTCGTGCCTGGCCGACGTCTTCAACCAGCGCTGCGAGGTGAACCGGCGGGCGTCCGTCAGCGGCTGCGTCATCAACACCTGCGGCTGGGTCAAGAGCTCGGGCTACCAGGCGCTGGTGCACGCCGCCTCCGCCTTCGAGGTGGACGTGGTGGTGGTGCTGGACCAGGAGCGCCTCTACAACGAGCTCAAGCGGGACCTGCCGCACTTTGTGCGCACCGTGCTGCTGCCCAAGTCGGGCGGCGTGGTGGAGCGCTCCAAGGACTTCCGCCGCGAGTGCCGGGACGAGCGCATCCGCGAGTACTTCTACGGCTTCCGCGGCTGCTTCTACCCGCACGCCTTCGACGTCAAGTTCTCCGACGTCAAGATCTACAAGGTGGGCGCGCCCACCATCCCGGACTCGTGCCTGCCGCTGGGAATGTCGCAGGAGGACAACCAGCTGAAGCTGGTGCCGGTGACGCCGGGGCGGGACATGGTGCACCACCTGCTGAGCGTCAGCACCGCCGACAGCCCAGACGACAACATCTCCGAGACCAGCGTGGCCGGCTTCATCGTGGTCACCGGCGTGGACCTGGAGCGCCAGGTCTTCACCGTGCTGtccccggccccgcggcccctCCCCAAGAACTTCCTGCTCATCATGGACATTCGCTTCATGGACCTCAAGTAG
- the ZDHHC5 gene encoding palmitoyltransferase ZDHHC5 encodes MPAASGKRFKPSKYVPVSAAAIFLVGATTLFFAFTCPGLSIYVSPIIPAYNAVVFLFVLANFSMATFMDPGIFPRAEEDEDKEDDFRAPLYKTVEIKGIQVRMKWCATCRFYRPPRCSHCSVCDNCVEEFDHHCPWVNNCIGRRNYRYFFLFLLSLTTHIMGVFGFGLLYVLYQVEELSGVRMAVTMVVMCVAGLFFIPVAGLTGFHVVLVARGRTTNEQVTGKFRGGVNPFTNGCCKNVSRVLCSSPAPRYLGRPKAEQTVLVRPPFLRPEVSDGQITVKIMDNGIQTELKRTKSKGSLEVTESQSADAEPPPPPKPDLSRYTGLRTHLTLATTEDSSLLGKDSPPTPTMYKYRPGYSSSSSSAALPHSTSAKLSRVNSLKEPNSICDSGHKPSYRSEPSLEPESFRSPTFGKSFHFDPLSSGSRSSSLKSAQGTGFETGHLQSIRSEGTTSTSYKSLVNQTRNGSLSYDSLLTPSDSPDFESVQAGPEPEPPVGYTSPFLSARIAQQRETDLHGRFASAASPKHAVPREPSPVRYDNLSRHIVASIQEREKLLQQPPAPGREEDAGLADSGIQSTPGSSNAPRTSSSSDDSKRSPLGKNPLTRPALPRFGKPEPPPALRVRSLGSPEQPAAPHLGKSVSYSSQKTASQAGGPETEEVALQPLLAPKDEVQMRTAYSKSNGQPKSLGSAPPGSGPVPLSSPTRGGVKKVSGVGGTTYEISV; translated from the exons ATGCCAGCAGCCTCTGGAAAGAGATTCAAACCCAGCAAGTACGTGCCGGTCTCCGCTGCTGCCATCTTCCTAGTGGGAGCCACCACCCTCTTCTTCGCCTTCAC gtgcCCAGGGCTCAGTATCTACGTGTCCCCCATCATCCCCGCCTACAATGCCGTCGTCTTCCTCTTCGTGCTGGCCAACTTCAGCATGGCCACCTTCATGGACCCAGGCATATTCCCACGAG CTGAGGAGGACGAGGACAAAGAGGATGATTTCCGGGCGCCGCTGTACAAGACGGTGGAGATCAAGGGCATCCAGGTGCGCATGAAGTGGTGCGCGACCTGCCGCTTCTACCGCCCGCCGCGCTGCTCCCACTGCAGCGTCTGCGACAACTGCGTGGAg GAGTTCGACCACCACTGCCCCTGGGTCAACAACTGCATCGGGCGGCGCAACTACCGCTACTTCTTCCTGTTCCTGCTGTCGCTCACCACGCACATCATGGGCGTCTTCGGCTTCGGGCTGCTCTACGTCCTGTACCAGGTGGAGGAGCTCTCCGGCGTCCGCATGGCGGTCAC catggTGGTGATGTGCGTGgctgggctcttcttcattcCCGTCGCTGGCCTGACAGGCTTCCACGTGGTGCTCGTGGCCAGGGGCCGCACTACCAATGAACAG GTGACGGGCAAGTTCCGCGGGGGCGTCAACCCCTTCACCAACGGTTGCTGTAAGAACGTCAGCCGGGTCCTCTGCAGCTCCCCGGCGCCCAG gtaCCTCGGGCGCCCGAAGGCCGAGCAGACGGTGCTGGTGAGACCCCCGTTCCTGCGGCCCGAGGTGTCAGACGGTCAGATCACTGTCAAGATCATGGACAATGGTATCCAGACAGAGCTGAAAAGGACGAAG TCCAAGGGGAGCCTGGAGGTGACGGAGAGCCAGTCTGCTGACGCCGAGCCACCACCCCCACCTAAGCCCGACCTCAGCCGCTACACGGGCCTGAGGACACACTTAACCCTGGCCACCACTGAGG ACAGCAGCTTGCTAGGCAAGGACAGCCCCCCGACTCCCACCATGTACAAGTACCGGCCCggttacagcagcagcagcagctcggcaGCCCTGCCGCACTCCACCAGTGCCAAG CTGAGCCGAGTGAACAGCCTGAAGGAGCCCAACTCCATCTGTGACAGCGGCCACAAGCCCAGCTACCGCTCAGAGCCGAGCCTGGAACCCGAGAGCTTCCGCTCTCCCACCTTTGGCAAGAGCTTCCACTTTGACCCTCTCTCCAGTGGCTCCCGCTCCTCCAGCCTCAAGTCGGCCCAGGGCACGGGCTTTGAGACGGGCCACCTGCAGTCCATCCGCTCGGAGGGCACCACCTCCACCTCCTACAAGAGCCTGGTGAACCAGACGCGCAACGGCAGCCTCTCGTACGACAGCCTGCTCACGCCCTCCGACAGCCCCGACTTCGAGTCGGTGCAGGCGGGCCCGGAGCCCGAGCCGCCCGTGGGCTACACCTCGCCCTTCCTGTCGGCGCGCATCGCCCAGCAGCGAGAGACCGACCTGCACGGCCGCTTCGCCAGCGCCGCCTCCCCCAAGCACGCGGTGCCCCGCGAGCCCTCGCCCGTGCGCTATGACAATCTGTCCCGCCACATCGTGGCCTCCATCCAGGAGCGGgagaagctgctgcagcagccgCCGGCCCCGGGCCGGGAGGAGGACGCGGGGCTGGCGGACTCGGGCATCCAGTCGACGCCGGGCTCCAGCAACGCCCCCCGCACCAGCTCCTCCTCGGACGATTCGAAGCGCTCGCCCCTGGGCAAGAACCCGCTCAcccgcccggccctgccccgcttCGGCAAGCCCGAGCCCCCACCGGCGCTGCGGGTGCGCTCGCTGGGCTCCCCCGAGCAGCCCGCCGCCCCCCACCTGGGCAAATCCGTGTCTTACAGCAGCCAAAAAACAGCCTCTCAGGCCGGCGGCCCCGAGACCGAGGAGGTGGCCTTGCAGCCCTTACTGGCACCAAA GGACGAGGTGCAGATGAGAACAGCCTACAGCAAGTCCAACGGGCAGCCCAAGAGCCTGGGCTCGGCCCCACCGGGCTCGGGGCCGGTGCCCCTCAGCAGCCCCACCCGCGGCGGTGTCAAGAAGGTCTCGGGTGTGGGGGGCACCACCTACGAGATCTCGGTATGA
- the SERPING1 gene encoding LOW QUALITY PROTEIN: plasma protease C1 inhibitor (The sequence of the model RefSeq protein was modified relative to this genomic sequence to represent the inferred CDS: deleted 4 bases in 4 codons), translated as MGRVYLPGTLLGTGPEFWTHPWAGPPRRGNETETCRGVCHPAPETLHPGGVGSEPARSPAPLDTQGPTRRAPSMAIKTLWLPLAWLVATATVTVTPVLALEAPSSWTPLFGEPPTPPVPPARTPAPSQDVGTPSAHPEGLPGWDAPSPTATEGALEELDPIGTTAVPPPGTSAPPCPGDEEPPDACGEPTGEQRAAVAEALGTFALRFYQRMAEEAGPDANLLFSPITVATGLSHLLLGARGETQERLAALLAYPPGLHCVHGALQQLASTPGLFSAAQIFPTQVRRAPELQLRPRFLNDSLRFYGARPHALSGNESLDLQRINAWVREASKGLLPSLLSALPPEPSLLLLSAVHLRAAWRTPLDRKKTVLLPFLRPGQAPRKVPTMTSAKYPVASFSDSRLRAQVGRLELHGGLSLVVLMPREPLEPLESLERALDPATFLALLRRAARTPPRATALSLPRLRLDLALDVVPLLHDMDFGLFLDAELCGLARGPAAVDTARHRAVLALDEAGVEAAAAMATSVARSALVLEALRPFLFVLWHNSGDFPVFMGRLSDPQP; from the exons CTGAAACGTGCCGGGGTGTTTGTCACCCCGCACCGGAGACCCTGCACCCCG GCGGGGTCGGGTCAGAGCCGGCCAGATCTCCCGCGCCGCTGGACACGCAGGGACCGACCCGCCGGGCACCCAG CATGGCCATCAAGacactctggctgcctctggcctGGCTGGTGGCCACAGCCACGGTCACTGTCACCCCG gtgcTCGCTCTGGAGGCCCCTTCCAGCTGGACGCCACTGTTTGGGGAGCCCCCAACACCTCCTGTGCCCCCTGCTCGCACCCCCGCTCCCTCGCAGGACGTGGGGACCCCCAGCGCTCACCCCGAGGGGCTGCCGGGCTGGG atgcccccagccccacagcgaCAGAGGGGGCACTGGAGGAGCTGGACCCCATTGGCACCACGGCAGTGCCCCCGCCCGGCACCAGCGCCCCGCCGTGCCCTGGGGACGAGGAGCCGCCCGACGCCTGCGGGGAGCCCACGGGGGAGCAGCGGGCTGCCGTGGCCGAGGCTCTGGGCACCTTCGCCCTCCGCTTCTACCAGCGCATGGCAGAGGAGGCCGGGCCCGACGCCAACCTGCTCTTCTCCCCCATCACCGTCGCCACGGGGCTCTCGCACCTGCTGCTGG GCGCCCGCGGAGAAACCCAGGAGCGTCTGGCCGCCCTGCTGGCGTACCCGCCGGGGCTGCACTGCGTGCACGGCGCCCTGCAGCAGCTGGCCAGCACGCCAGGCCTCTTCTCGGCCGCCCAGATCTTCCCAACCCAGGTGAGGCGGGCACCGG AgctgcagctccggccccgctTCCTCAACGACTCCCTGCGCTTCTACGGCGCCCGCCCGCACGCCCTGAGCGGCAACGAGAGCCTGGACCTGCAGCGCATCAACGCCTGGGTGCGGGAGGCCAGCAAGGGGCTGCTGCCCTCGCTGCTCTCCGCGCTGCCCCccgagcccagcctgctgctgctcagcgcCGTCCATCTGCGCG CCGCCTGGCGCACGCCGCTGGACCGCAAGAAGACGGTGCTGCTGCCCTTCCTGCGGCCCGGGCAG GCCCCCCGCAAGGTGCCCACCATGACCAGCGCCAAGTACCCCGTGGCCTCCTTCAGCGACTCCCGCCTGCGGG CACAGGTGGGGCGGCTGGAGCTGCACGGGGGGCTGAGCCTCGTGGTGCTGATGCCGCGGGAGCCGCTGGAGCCCCTGGAGAGCCTGGAGCGGGCTCTGGACCCCGCCACCTTCCTGGCGCTGCTGCGGCGGGCGGCCCGCACC CCGCCCCGGGCCACCGCGCTGTCCCTGCCCCGCCTGCGCCTCGACCTCGCCCTGGACGTGGTGCCTCTGCTCCACGACATGG ATTTCGGGCTGTTCCTGGACGCGGAGCTGTGCGGGCTGGCGCGGGGCCCGGCCGCGGTGGACACGGCC CGGCACCGGGCGGTGCTGGCGCTGGACGAGGCCGGCGTGGAGGCGGCGGCGGCCATGGCCACCTCGGTGGCGCGCTCGGCCCTGGTGCTGGAGGCCCTGCGC CCCTTCCTCTTCGTCCTGTGGCACAACAGCGGCGACTTCCCCGTCTTCATGGGCCGTCTCAGCGACCCGCAGCCCTGA